The proteins below come from a single bacterium genomic window:
- a CDS encoding YigZ family protein: MEKDFYYTIRKSSVCEIKIKGSRFIGHVFKAETRESAETHLEQIRKQHHSATHNCFAYRVGSGDSSIFRSSDDGEPSGTAGRPILEALDSKELTNAVCIVTRYYGGTKLGTGGLIRAYGGCAAEALDAAGLEKKIIFHRVSIQFPYELTGSVMGVISQTECKVNETKYGSDTEMILDVRVSLIDQFIKRVNDACSGKAAVSRMEE, encoded by the coding sequence ATGGAAAAAGATTTTTATTATACTATAAGAAAGAGTTCTGTTTGCGAAATCAAGATTAAAGGTTCTCGTTTTATAGGGCATGTATTTAAAGCAGAAACCAGAGAATCGGCAGAAACTCATCTTGAGCAAATCAGAAAGCAGCACCACAGTGCAACACATAACTGTTTTGCATACAGAGTAGGATCAGGAGACTCCTCAATTTTCAGATCAAGTGATGACGGAGAACCTTCCGGAACTGCAGGCAGGCCCATTTTAGAGGCTCTTGATTCAAAAGAGCTGACAAATGCAGTTTGTATTGTCACCCGTTATTACGGAGGGACAAAACTCGGCACAGGGGGCTTAATTCGTGCTTATGGAGGTTGTGCGGCTGAGGCACTTGATGCAGCAGGATTAGAGAAAAAAATTATATTTCACAGAGTATCTATTCAGTTCCCTTATGAGCTGACTGGCTCTGTTATGGGTGTGATTTCTCAAACAGAATGTAAGGTCAATGAAACGAAGTACGGATCCGATACGGAGATGATTCTTGATGTACGTGTTTCATTGATAGATCAATTTATAAAAAGAGTTAATGATGCATGTTCCGGGAAAGCTGCTGTTTCCCGTATGGAGGAGTAG
- a CDS encoding iron-sulfur cluster assembly scaffold protein has product MYSDIVRDHFANPRNIGEIASPDAAGSAKNEADGDKVELQLKIKNNIISDVKVKVMGCVAAIASSSMLTEMIKGMKVDEARNFSREKLVTALGGLPEHKIRCSLTCIDALQNALDSFSD; this is encoded by the coding sequence ATGTATTCGGATATAGTCAGGGATCATTTTGCAAATCCCCGGAACATCGGTGAAATAGCCTCTCCTGATGCTGCGGGTTCTGCAAAAAACGAGGCAGACGGTGACAAGGTAGAGCTTCAGCTTAAAATAAAGAATAATATAATCAGCGATGTAAAAGTAAAAGTTATGGGATGTGTTGCTGCAATTGCAAGCTCCAGCATGCTCACTGAAATGATTAAAGGGATGAAGGTTGACGAGGCAAGAAATTTTTCCAGGGAAAAACTCGTAACAGCACTCGGAGGGCTTCCCGAGCATAAGATCAGATGTTCCCTTACATGCATAGATGCTCTGCAAAATGCTCTTGATTCTTTTTCGGACTGA